The Telopea speciosissima isolate NSW1024214 ecotype Mountain lineage chromosome 11, Tspe_v1, whole genome shotgun sequence genome includes the window CCCAGCAATTCGTTTTAGTTAATCATTCTTCATGAAGGAGATGAAATAATATTATCTTTTATTGAATCAGATTTGACAATGTCCTCTGGAGTCTACCAAACATACATAGCTTTTCCTTTTGGGATCCTTTCCCAGAACTTAAAGGAGTAGAATTACCCTTTCAGCATGTTACAAGTTCCCACTCAACAAGCAGGACCGCAGGGTTAGTCAGATCAAAATCTGGTTTTCAGATTTAGTAAAAATATGGCCGTGTAGGTCTGAAACAACAGTATTAATTCCCAAAAGTTGGAAGAATCCGACGGTTGGATGAGGTTCCACAGGTACTCCCTCAAAATATAAACTTGGAGTTTTCACTTGTCAGATTTAGTTACAACTCAACTCTAGATCTGTAAGTCAGATCAGCACcatagtttaaaatctcgtttcaGTAGGCTGTTTCGGTCAGACTGAGACGATCGAAATACCgaaaaaaagggcaaaatttCGTTGAAATGGTGTATTTTTTGGCAAGATGTTTCAATTGGCAGTTTCGGTGGGCAAACTGCCATTGTAGGCTCCGGTACTTCAGGGAAACCTTGTTTTAGCCTATATAAACATAGGGAAGTAGatttctgtccaggagtgtgtgttctacgccagcactcccatgtgtctatttctctcctcctcaaaataagggggcagaggtgtcttttcatatgaggtggagagagatagactaatgggagtgctggtgtaggccacactcccgaacagagttctttttcccataaaccTATGCAAACTTTCATATTGAAAGAAAAGTCGcacaaagtggtgttttggatttgcaccctcgGTTGGCGGTAAACATCGAACCCTATTGTATACcttatgtaatattgcctaaTCTACAGGCTACACATTGTTTTAGTACTAGAAGACAAtaggcaagtaaaacaagtaaattatgcaaccATCGATGAAGAAATAtgatattgattaattatttaCAAATAGTACTAATACAAACTACAAAGTTCAGTTCACATagtctcccaagtcccaacaatacaatattaTGACTGTCTATTACTAGGAACTATGACGTGCTGAATCGAATCCAGCCTTCGATAAgcaagtaaaataataaaaaattatatataaacaggaaaaaaatttcgataCCGTGAGGTTGTTGATCAGCCTCCAATGTCTGACATAAAAATATCATCACCAACCAACAGATATTTATCAtagtttttgcaaaaaaaaagttttttacTTGAATCTGTTTTATGTGGCCTAATCTTTGCTAGTAAGAAGCAACCAATCTCTTTGAAGTGCTGTGGCAAACCCCAACAGTGTATTCCAGCAGCTTGAGATGGTGATGTGGCATAAATCCAAGCAAAAGAGGTGATTTCTCCTTCTCCATGCCAAAACAGGCAAAATAGGCGAGTTCTGGTCGAAAACCATAACTCGTGAAATGAGGTATTTATAAGCTTAGAATGTATCATTTTGGTGAAACGATACAAAAGGTACTGGAATTTTGGCAGTTCTTATTTTGCAttgcatttcgtttcggtaGCATCGAAACCTGCGAAATTAGTGAATCTTTCGCCtggattttgaactatgatcaGCACCCAAACCTGGTCAAATTATCCCCTTAGAATTGAaaggaacataccaaaatatcagcCGAAGATGATGTCTAGATGTTGCAGATCAGAGAGGCCAAACAGAATAGAAATATAAGGGAAGACAGGGCATTGCAGGTACTGTTTGGTCTTCAGGATCTTCAGGAGAATATTCTTAAACCAAGTTCTGTTATGCCCCTTTTAAACAGTGATAATATGCCACATAAACAGCAGTGAACAAGTCTAAACAGAACTGTTACCCTTGAAATTTCAGTAACAGGAAAAAGGATTGggatagaagaaagaaagagatatgaCTTCTGTCAGCGCAGCTTCTCTCTAGGTACTTTACTGCATCTCACTTAACATCACAGCAAAGCAAAGCTTCATATGGGGTTCAAATTGTTGGGGAGAAATCTGTCCCTTCTTATTTGTAATTAAAGGAATAACATAGTAGAAACCTTCCATGTGTAGGGACGAGTTTCTCACAACTCAAGCAagtcttcaaaatagaaactaactataACTTAACTAAGAAgctagaatgaaaaaaaaacacttatcCAGCCTTCGATAAgcaagtaaaataataaataaaaaaaagaacttaaTGAGACTCCTTCCATGATATGATAAGATTCCTAGTTCTCAGGATTCTAGAAGATATAACAACCGTAAGCTTTATGATCTCCACAACTGGGCCCCACCCTGTGCTTAATTCATGGAAAAGATTCTCTCCATACGCAGGCAGCTGTTGACTAAAGACTGGATTCCCGAAATTTAGGAAACTAACAACTGTGAGCCTCAAACTTCTCTCCCACGATCAGGATTGATAAGCTGTACCAAAAAGACCCATATGATCTAGTTTGGGTCTCAATTGGGCCAAAAGTGGTCCAAGAATAACCGTAGgcagttcttctcttcttcttccttcttcgatCTGCTCTAAcggcatttttttttcatggaaaggaagagaaacagaagagaaggaaggattTCTTTAGTAATTGTTTTAAAACTGCATGCATGCAGTATGCAATAATGAAGTTCTTCAAAGATGTTGTTTTCCTTTTGTGCAGCATACTACAGTGACATTTGTGTTGGTGCAATAGCGTGCCGCCTTGAGAAGAAGGAATTTGGTGCCGTCTGTGTTTATATAATGACCCTGGGTGTTTTGGCCCCATATCGTGGGTTGGGGATAGGTAAACATGCATCTTTTACTTCTATTGTGTTTTATTTGATAGGTTCTGTTACCTTTTGAGCATCGACTGATCaaattttagttttgttttgtttcatgtTCATGAATGTTAGTTGTGGATAATTTTCAAATGTGTACTAAGTCTACTATATGCCctgttgagttttttttttttttttgttcctccTTGTGATGATATGTTAGAAGGGTATGGAGATGGGATTCGACCCCAGGTATGAGGTACAATAACTCAGGCTTTACCTGTGAACTCTACTGACTGAGTTCTCATGCAGTTCCACCATTTTACTGCTGCCCCCTCCCTTCTtcacccccccaccccaaaaaaaggaCAAGAAAGAGCAAATGGTTATGATAAACTCATTTGATCCAACTTTCATTAATTAGATAAATCTTCTTAGGTGGGACTCGTGTAGTGCTGGATCCCAATCATCTGTTCATGAAGCAAGTGAAAATATTgtcagacacacacacacacttggatgcagataaatcacctaaatgggcttattttattaaaaaaatgatattaAAAGCTTTGGGTGGGTTATGTATATGttggcctttgatcccatgtgttttcattgtaatgggtatgggctaggcatacgggattaattAAGTTAGtgcctttatttctttattttacttgttattaagtttttagttgggccggattaggattctataaatccagtcatgttttgagtgagttttatttattatttcagtttcctagtcagtttaggtgtTATCtaattagttaaggattgggttctgcctttcctttttagtgttgggagtctgtttttgagttttctatttaagtttgtaagggggtcCAGCATTGTACaagaattttgattaatgaaaagctatTGTTGCTCCTTCCATGCGTGAAGAACCCTTTGTGTTTAATTAAGGATGcttgtgtgtgatcaaggaATTGactggtgtttgatccaatcaaaccaccttgcggtgtgaagcccaggtgttTATGTAatctttgttcttcttcctctatcttCCTTTCCATTATTCAAGCAAGTACAGTTCTGAATTTTCTGCAAGTCGTCTTGTAGTTCTGCATCTCAAGATCTGAATCTGGGATTCATATGTTAGAGTTTTTGACACGGATTAAAATTAAGAAGATCCAGCCATTAGAATCTTCTCAAAATTTTAGGAGTTGTTCTAGACCCTAAAATAGGAACTCGACCAGAATTCCTCCATGATCTGACctggttttatttttgatttcCAATTCTGCCCTTATATTAAAATTACTGTTCTGTGCATCTGAATATTGAATCGATTTGCTGGTTTTAAAAATATGTTCTTGCTGATTTTTGTGCGTCCGAATTGATTGTTCCTATTATTCTTATGGCCAAATGTTCTGTGCCGGGGGTGCAGGATGTGCCCAGAAACATGGggatgggcgaaatgaccaGCCCCCGCCCCCCATGAATAGTGGTAATACCGCCCCTGtcccgccccatgtgtctgggcacgctcccagacagagaacagcgcccctattCTTATACTCTGAATACTATTTTGGATAGTGATTTACTGGTTTGTCTGGTCAGTTTCAGATCTGGGATTTTCAGCAAGTATTCTGTCCTATGTTTACTGAACTCGATTTGATTATTAGCCCCATCTATCATCTGATATTATTCTGTGTGTTTTCTCCCTAAACCGCATTTATTCTCTGAAAAAAATGCTGGAAGAGAAATCCTTAAGAGCATCTATTTCATTTGCGAATCTCCACTAACTTATGGAGTTTTTGTCCTTTAGATTTCAAAATGGAAAATACTCATCAAAATTCCATTTTGGATTTTGTCTCCTATTTCTCTAACCTTAACGGAGTTGGTAAAAAAATGGAGGGTGTCTGCTCCTGCCTCCTGGTATTATTTCAGTGTTCATGTGGATAAAATGGAAAATAAGAAAGCTGTAGTATACTAGTATACAAAACTCAGACTGTAGAATCATCCAGCTAAATGGTTGGGTATTTTAGTGAGttcattttgctcttctttcttcttcctgtgtCCCTGTTTCTTCCCACTTTAGTGGCATCAGCAAAAttcttgtttttattctttctcCAAACATAGTTAAGAATTTAGAAACcttaatttctttgttttcaggCCCATGATTGAACTACCAGaccaaaataaaacatggctgaGAAACTGAACCCAAGATTAGAATGCTGTCTTGCATTAAAACCATCCCCATTCATCTACATCTAGACTTATAAATCAGCAAAATGTTATCTGGGTTACACTATTAGAGGTACATCCTAGATAGCGCAACATAGAGAAAATTGAACGGAATCTCTTGCTGTTACCTTTATTCATGGAGATTTTGAGGGTGCTGCTGGTATTCATCAGCTTTTAATTTTGGTGAGATGATTGCCATGTCTGGTTGCAGAGCACAGAGATTCATAGAATCAGTCTCCTAAGGTGATTTGAGGGTTTTTGGTCTGGtatccaagagaaagaggggcCCGTTCACTGGGCAACTAGTAGGGCTGCTTATGAGAAATTTTGGCACTTGTTCTTTAGATGACTCTCTGAGTGACAATTTCTGATTGTTGCTGGGTAGTTTTAAGCAATCCGATGATGGTACAAGTAATGGAATGTTAGCTCATCTAATTAGGCTATCTTCTAATGAATTGATATGATCAGTGTGCTACAAGTGGGAAAGCATTTGCTGTATTTTAAGgaattatttattcaatttatatgaTCAGCAGGCATCATGACTCTTTGGGAGACAATCTTTATattatttgaaatttttggCCATCCAAACGCTGATGTAAATAATAGAATCTTATCTGATTAGGGCTTATATTTCATGAACTAATTTTCCAATTGATATGATTATGAGCCAGTTGCAAAATATGCatatattatttctttttatttccttttatttctatAGATTATTTGGTTAAGCCTCTTAAGTCTTGGGTCCAGTTTTCAGGTTTATGTAGATTAATTACACCGAGTagaaaattaagaaacaaaaagCACTGAAGACATTCTGAATTTCTGGTGAAGTTCAccccatttaaaaaaaaatgacaaaattacttGAAGTAGCAGCTTATCAATTCCTGAGCGAGAGGTAAAACTTGGTGAATCTCTATTTTCCTAGCAGGTTTAACTTAATTGTATGGTCTTGGGTTTGCTGCAGGTACAAAGCTGCTGAATAATGTTACAGATCTATGCTCCAAACAAAACATTTCGGAGATTTACTTGCATGTGCAGACAAATAATGAGGATGCCATCAACTTCTACAAgaaatttgggtttgaaatcACGGACACCATCAAAAACTACTACACAAACATTACACCACCAGACTGTTATGTTCTTACTAAGGTCATCGATCAACCTCAAACAAAGAAATGACATTTGTATTTAAACCATATTAGTTATTCCTGCTTCGATGAAAGCTTACCTTAACATCAGTTAAACGTGAAGTTCAGGCTGGTTTTCAAAAGTTGTAAAGATGGTAAGAGATGGAAATTTTGGTTCAAAGTGTTGGATTGGATTACTAACCATTATTTCCTATATATTTTGTTCTTGATCCAAGTTGTTTCTCACCTGAAATTGGGATCTCATGTGCCCTAAAATGTTGAAATTTTAGTAGTTTGGATTTGATTTGAGAAATGGTTCTTTGTAAACATTGTCCAACAAGGAATTAAGTGCAAGGCAAAAGCTTTATAGACTGGCAAGATAGACTAGAGAGTATATCTAGATTGACACCTTGTTTTGCCACGCAGAAGGATGACCATTGACCATATCAATATCTAGAAAGTGGTTTAGATTAACCAGATGTCAAGCTTCACACTGATTCAACCATATACCATCTCATGTATTGCCGTATTTTCTCGTATTTTTAGTTCTATCCAATCCGCCACATAGTTGATATTTGTTCAAGTGTAGAGAATTTCTAACTTGAAGGATAAGAATAATTTTGGCCAACAATTTAGGCTCCTTTTGGCTGATGGGTTTTCTAAGAGAAATTGATCCTGGCTTTGTTTTAACTTTAAAGCTTTACTTGATTAATGCAattattgataatttttttaagaaaattaatttgTGATAGCTTGAtaatttttatcattcaaagAAAATTATGGAGTTCATTGAATTTTTATCAACGACAAAGGAAAGTGGGGTTAAGTGAATGTCAAGGTCTGTACTAGCGCGCCATTCTTCCAAGTAACAACAAACATGATTCTAAGTATTACATTCTTGGGGAAGCACACGTGGtcggatctggatcctctattTCCAAGCTGCCCCTACTTCCGTGCGACCCACACAAAGCAAGGCAGaaaagactgccttacccccgctagggcaaggcgctcgggcaggggtaaggcggtcttttcgCTCCCTTGCTGTGTCTAGGATGCACACGACAGTAGgggcagcttggcagtagaggaccTCGACGCCACGTGGTCCAATGGTAGGCCGCTAGCCAGTGTAAGTTCGCGTATTAATACATATTTGagtattttaatttaattaaacaaaataaaaacccaaaaatcggTGATAAAAGTATAAAACCCCCCAACACCCGAAGATTCTTGTTCTATtgcacaaaaagaaaagaagactctC containing:
- the LOC122644660 gene encoding N-alpha-acetyltransferase 50 — encoded protein: MGAGREVQISLDAVRDKNLMQLKKLNVALFPVRYNEKYYADALASGDFTKLAYYSDICVGAIACRLEKKEFGAVCVYIMTLGVLAPYRGLGIGTKLLNNVTDLCSKQNISEIYLHVQTNNEDAINFYKKFGFEITDTIKNYYTNITPPDCYVLTKVIDQPQTKK